From Larus michahellis chromosome 8, bLarMic1.1, whole genome shotgun sequence, one genomic window encodes:
- the LOC141747111 gene encoding riboflavin-binding protein — protein MLRFAVTLFAVITSSTCQKYGCLEGDTHKVKPSPEPNMHECTLYSKSSCCYADFTEQLAHSPVIKVNNSYWNRCGQLSKSCEDFTKKIECFYRCSPHAAHWIHPNYTAAIRSVPLCQSFCDDWYEACKDDSTCVRNWLMDWEWDESGENHCKNKCIPYSEMYANGTDMCQNMWGESFKVSESSCLCLQMNKKDMMAMKYLPSESSEESSSISSSEEHACQKKLLKFEKLKGEEGEQTR, from the exons ATGCTGAGATTTGCTGTCACCCTCTTTGCTGTCATAACGTCATCTACCTGCCAAAAATACGGATGTCTGGAAGGGGACACCCACAAAGTGAAGCCAAGTCCTGAGCCAAATATGCATGAATGCACTCTGTACTCTAAAT CTTCCTGTTGCTATGCAGACTTCACAGAGCAATTGGCTCATTCCCCAGTAATTAAAGTAAACAACAGCTACTGGAACAGATGTGGGCAGCTCAGTAAATC CTGTGAagatttcacaaagaaaattGAGTGCTTTTACCGGTGTTCTCCACATGCTGCTCACTGGATCCATCCCAACTACACAGCTGCTATTCGGTCTGTTCCGTTGTGTCAAAGCTTTTGTGATGACTG GTATGAAGCCTGCAAAGATGATTCCACATGTGTTCGTAACTGGCTGATGGACTGGGAATGGGATGAAAGTGGAGAAAACCACTGTAAGAATAAATGCATTCCGTACAGTGAG ATGTACGCAAATGGGACTGACATGTGCCAGAACATGTGGGGCGAGTCATTTAAGGTGAGCGaatcctcctgcctctgcttgcAAATGAACAAGAAGGACATGATGGCAATGAAGTATCTCCCCTCCGAAAGCTCTGAGGAAAGCTCCAGCATCAGCAGCAGTGAGGAGCATGCCTGCCAAAAGAAACTCCTGAAGTTTGAGAAActaaagggagaggaaggggaacaGACAAGATAA